The genomic stretch GATCGAGGCTGATTTTCCGCCCCCGGCCGACCCGCTGCTCGATGCAGCCTGTTACCAATACCTGTACGATGTGTTGATCGACGGCTCACCGTCGCGTCGTTTTACACCGACGCAAGCGGTATCGGATACCCGTTATGCGGCCTCGTCCCCTGCGGGTGCCGACCTGCTGTACTGCCTGCAACAGTTACAGCGCCACCACCCGTTATTAATCCAACGCTGGCTGGCGGTATCCACACACCATCCCGCCAGTTGGTTGCGGCTGTGCGCCGCACTGCGCCCGTCACACGCCGCCCGGTTACTGGCGCTGTTGATCATGCTGCGCCAGCCATCCGCCAATCTGCGCCACCTGTCGGCGACGCTCGACACCGCCACCCGCCGCCTGAGCCTTGCCCAACGGCAGGCCTTCTACGGGCAGATGATCGAGACACTGGCGGCCAACCGCACACCGGATTGGCTGGCAATCCGTGATGCGGTCAGCCAGGCTGACTCAGCCACCAGCGTGACGACACCGCCACCGGCTTCAAACACCGTCGCCCAGACGCCACGCACTATTGATGAAGCCAATGCACTGGCGTTATTACAGCGGATAGCGGATCACGGCCCGGCCGCCGTCACCGAAAGCGACCTGAGCACACTCCCGGCAGCACTGGCACGCCTGCTGCCTGCACAGCCCGAGGCCATCCGCCGTTTACTGCTACCGGCGCTGCGCTCATCGACTCTTGGCGAACAACTGGCTGACAGACTCCCCGACACGCTGCACACCGCGTTACTGCTGCTGTTGCGCCGTCACGATTTCCTGGCGCTGTACCCATACGGCCGGTTGGTTACCAACCTCTGCTATCGCCATCTGGCGTACTATGATCCGGATAACTATGATCCAGCGAACGACAGGGCATCGTCGGTACTGGAAAAACGGTTCAGGCGGGCGCTGTACCACGCGTTGTTCGCCACCGACTCACCGATGGCTATCGCCGCGTTTATCCGCTATTTTCTTGACCAACTGGCGGCTGACTGGCAAACGCGCAGCCATCAGGCGTCACCGGCGGCGTTCTATCGTTTTCTACTGGAACAGGCACAGGCCGAGTGCTTACCGGCAACCCGCCTACTGGTCGAGCGTTTGCAACAGCTCATCACCACCGCCGGTCTGCATCAGGACACCCCACCCGCTGCACCTGCCGATATCGCCGATGGCAGCGATACCGGGCAACCCGCGGAACACCACAGCACAGAGGAGCCTTGCTCTGCCCCCTCCGATGCAGGCGATACACCGCTGCCTGCACTGGTAGCGCCCACACGCACGCCGGTTATCAGCGACTGGCAGGGTGATGACGCCCTGCGCACCGACGAACCGCTGTCTGTCGCCAACGCCGGGCTGGTGCTGGCCTCACCCTGGCTGCCTCGTCTGCTGGCACGGCTGGGGTGGGTACAAGACGGGGAATTTACCGCACCGGATACCCGCTATCAGGCCATTTACTGCCTGCAATATCTGGTCAGCCCGCAGCGCGACTATGCCGAATACCAGTTAGCGCTGAACAAGTTGCTGTGCGGGGTGCCGCTCAACGCGCTGCTACCACGGGCGATGACACCGGACACCGCCACCTGCGACACGCTGGACACGCTACTGGCCGCCATCCTGCAACACTGGAACGCGTTAGGTCACACCTCGGTAGAGGGCCTGCGTCAGACCTTTTTGCAACGCGAAGGCACCCTGTGGCGACAGGCAGATAGCTGGAAACTGGAAGTGGACCCCGGCCCGTTCGACATGCTTATCGACCGACTGCCGTGGGGATATTCGACCATCAAATACCCCTGGATGGACAGGCCGCTGCACGTGGTCTGGCGTTAAGCCGCCACGCCCTGTCGGCACCTGCTATCGACACCTGTTAAGGGAGTAAACCACCGTCATGAGGATTCACCGTTTTATCGTGCATCGTGCCATACCCGTACCACAGCGCGTCTTGCTGGGGTTAGTGGCCTGCCTGTGTGTACTGGCATTACCGCTCACGCCGATGGCCTCTGCCGCACAGCCGGAGGCGGTGTCTTCTCTGCCAGCAGACACGCCCACTGCCACGCCCACCTATGCCCAATGCCTTCAGGTGCTGGAACGGATGGACAGCCGACGGTTTACCCACATCACGCAGGATAAACTGGCGATTATCTACCACGATAATGACGACTATCAGCACGATTATCATCAGCCGGGGGACTACCTTGCCGATGGGGTGTTCGGCCCCAAAACCCGCAAATGGCTGGCGACGTTTTGTGGCGAATTCGACATCACGCCTGCGCCGAATCGCAACACCTTCGTCGAGGCGTTGCTGGTGTCGCTGGCTAAAGTGTCCGAGTTGGATCAACTGTTTCCTTACTGGCGTAGCCGGATGAGCGCACCGGAGCTGTTGCAGTGGCCGACACAGAAAACCATCGAGTTTCTTAGCGCGCAGGTGGAAGCAATGAACGCACCGTCTACGGAGGCCGCCCCCGTGGAGTACTACGTGCTGACAGAGGACGACCTGAGCAAACTGGCGGAGCGCAACGCCATTCAGAGCCAACTGGACGCACTGACAGGCCACCAGTTCACCAGCCCGGTAGAATTGAACAACGCGGTACGCCCGTTAATCCGTCAATTGCACGGTAATGAAGAGCAGATTTTGCGGCAAATTGTCGACGCCGTACCGGTCAACGCTGGCAGCGCTCAGACGCCCCTTGTTGCCACCTCCCCCGAGGGTACGCCACCTGGCGCGCAGGCCAGCGACGACAGCGCGGATACCCCGCCAGCTCTCCCGTCAGATACGCCACAACCCAGCGATGCCAATACGATGATGGCTTACTCGCTCAACCAGAATGCACTGGAGCTGGCTTATCTCGATCTCAACCTGGTATCGGTCGATAAGGATGCCCTGACGCAACTGGCAACACTGAAAAACATACCGTTTGCCGACCGTTACCAACTGACGGTCGCGCTGAAGCTGGCCGGGCTTGGCCGCCTCACTCGCCAGAGCTGGCAACGCATTATTGATATAGCCCGCAAAGACGGCGCGCCGTCAGCCACTCTGCCGCCGATGGTCTGGCGGGCATCGGCGGATTGCGGATGTGAAGACAGCGCCCCGAACATTAACGGCGATGACGCCACGTTCTACGGCTTTTATCCTTACTGGCAACCGCTGGCAGAAGGGCAAAGCCTGAATTTCCGCCAGTTGGACCGCATCGGGTATTTCTCTGCCGCCCTCCTGCCGGGGGGACGCGAACCACAACTGGTGTTGCCACCCAACTGGCGGAAAAACAAACCGTATTCCAACTTTATCCGACTGGCGCATCGTTATCGCACGGATGTCGACCTGGTAGTCTCCACGCCACGAAAACTGCCATCGGCAACGCTGGTCAGCCTGTTCACCCCCTCAGTGATTGCCCGCCTGAGCGCCAATGTGCAAACGCCGCTAGAGGACTGGATTAATGGCGCGAAACCCTGGCTGACTCTGGGTCTGGGGACGATTTACACCATGGCGGATGGCGTCACGCTAGACATCGACCTGACGCGGCTGACCACCCGCGCCGGTCAACAGGCGTTTATTCGCTTTGTACAGGCGCTGCGCAACGCGCTCACGCCCGCCGGACACCGCTTCAATCCACCGCCCCACTACGCCATCAACCTGATAGTGCCAGTGGAATTGCTGTTGAAGCGACAGGGATTCTATACGCTGGATAACCTGCGCGAACTGCTGCCGTATGTTGATCGGTTTATCCTGCAATCGGATCCACCCGATGGGGTCGGCGAACCGCGCCGGGCACGCGACCAACTAAACGATCTGCGCTACGCGTTAAGCCAGCAGCCACAGGACGGTATTGCCGACCTGTACCGCAAGATGGTGCCTATCCTGATTACCGACGCCAACCGCCAGCAAACGGCGGAGCTGACCGAACTGGTGCATTACAGTAGCTGGAACTTCCTCAGTGCGGCTTACTGGCCGCTGCCGCTTAACGACACCAGCCAACAGCTTATCAGCCACACGTATTACCCCAGCACCCTCCTGCCCGCGCCGCTGGCGCAGATAGCGGCCGTCGCCGATGCCATTATCGACGTCATCTGCCCTAATCGTTGGGTACTGCGCCTGATTCTGCTGATCACCTTTTGGGGCATTGTCATCACCGGGCTCGTCAGCCTGTGGCTGTTCCCGGTGCGCCGGGTGACCGAATCACTGTGGTTTGCGGGGTTTGTGGTGCTGTTTGCCGCAACGCTGATGCTGGCGCTGGTCGCGGATCCATACTGGCAGCAATACCAAACCTTGATCCTGCTGCTGTTCGCCGCCGTGGTAGTCGCCATCGCCATGCTGCAACGCGTGCGGAAAAACCGGCGGGATCGAAATCCGTGATGCCAGCCGCCCCCGCGCCAAAGAGAAACGGCCACACCGGCATAACGACAGGCCTACGACGTCATCCCTCGCACCGATTCCCTGATAACCAGGTGACCGGCCAGTTCGATGCGCTGGGCGATGCCAAGGTCCTGTGCAGGCAGCAGTTGTTGGGTCAGCAGGTGCAGCGCCGCACGCGCCATCTCTTCAAATGGCAGGTGTACCGTGGTGAGCGACAGCGGCAGCATGTCGAGCGGCAGGATGTCGTCCATCCCCATCACCGAGATATCCTGCGGTACCCGCAGGCCGTGCTGGCTGAGCGCGTCGGTCACCCCGATAGCCTGATTGTCAGCAGCGCAGAAGATAGCGGTCACGCCCAGTCTGTCTGGATGGCGCACCAGCCAGTCGAGCAACGCGTCACGGGCAGTCAGCGGTTGAAAATCCGGCAGCGACAGAATCAGGCGCTCATCCAGCGCGATGTCAGACTGCGCCAGCGCACTACGATAACCACGCTCACGCTCGCGGATAGTCTGGCGTGAAGGCCAGGTCAGGTGCAGGATGCGGCGATGTCCTTGAGCTATCAGATAGCGCACCGCCTCCGTCGCCGCATAGTAGTTCGCGGGCATCACGGTGTTAAGCCGCATGGTCGGGTCTTCACCGTTGATCAGTACCGCCGGTACGCCGCTTTCCGCCACCGCGTTCAGCAAGGTGGGGTGGTCGTCATTGACGATCAGGATAGCGTTAGCCTTGCCAGCCCGCAGCGCCTGCAACAGTTGTTGCTCGTTGATGCTGTCCGGTTCGCCGACAAACGGACTCAGTTGGATGTTGCGCTGCTGGCACAGGGTTTTTAGCCGGTTGATTAACGTCAGCGACACCAGATTGATATCACTTTCCAGCATCAGATTACGCGGTGTAGCCAGCATAATATGCCGTAGCGGGTCTGGAGCCTCGAGCGCTTTGCCCGTCTTATGCAGCGGATACCCTTGTTCGGTGGCAATCGCCATAATCTGCTGGCGCACGCTGGCACTAATCGGCGCGGTGCCGTTCAGCACCCGTGACACCGTACTGATCGAGACACCCGCGCGCTCGGCAATATCCTTGAGCGTCGTCATTTATTTCATTCCTGTGTTGGCAATACCGGTGGTGATGTATTTTTGCAGGAACACAAACACCGCCGTCACCGGCAACAGCGAGAGCATCGTCATCGCCAGAATATAGTGCCACTGCACCGAGAACTGCCCCTGAAACGCATTCAGACCGATTTGCAGCGTAAAATTGTCCTGGCTGGACAGCACAATCAGCGGCCACAGGAAGTCGTTCCAGCGCCAGATCACCGAGAAGATCGCCAGCACCGCCAGCGCCGGTGCGGTCAGCGGCAAAATGATCTTCCAGTAAATGCGAAACTCACTGGCGGCGTCGATACGCGCCGCTTCGATCAGCTCATCCGGGATCGTCAGCATGTACTGGCGCAGCAGGAACACCCCGGTAGGCGTGGCGATCGTCGGGATGATCACCCCCCACAGGTTATCGCCCATCCGCAGGCCGATCACCACCAGAAAGGTCGGCACCATTACCACCGACAGCGGGATCATCATGGTAGATAAAAAGAGCGTTAATACCGTGCCACGCCCACGAAACTCGTATTTCGCCAGCGCGAAGGCTGCCATTGAACTGAGCAGCAGCGTCAGCAGCGTTGCCATCACCGTCACGAACACGGTGTTTTTCAGGTAGGTGGCGAAGTGGAATTTCGACAACGGCGTGGTGTAGTTATCGGTTTCCAGATGCAGGGTTTTCTGCGGTGTCAGGTTCTGCACCGGAACCCGCACCACCTCTTGCGGCGCTTTCGGGTCCACCATTTGTGCCAGCAAACCGATACGCCGCACCATCGCCAGCGTTTTGCTGCTGCCGTCGTCCTGCTTCGCCTGCCACAGCTCCAGTGGTTTCGGGTAGTCTGGCAGCGTAACGGTACTGGCGGCCTCCGGCAGAAAACTGGGCGGGAAACGGTTGATTTCTGCCGGTGTTTTCAGCGATGACATCGCCGCCCACATCACCGGAATCAACACCAACAAGGTACCGACCACCAACCACACCCAGCTCATGATGTCGGTGATGTGAATCCGCCCCGGATAACGGGTACGGGTAAGAAACGAGATGATCTTCATGCCGCTGACTCCCGGTTATTTTTTGCCTTCCAGACGGCGGGTGAGCAGAAACTGCAACGCCGTCAGGATCATCAGCACCAGCCCCATCAACACCGAAGCCGCCGATGCCAGCCCATACAGTGACGCATTAGACGAAAACGCGGTCTGATAGATGTACTGCACAATAAAGTTGTTGGCCGTCCCTGGCCCACCGCCGTTGGTCAGCACCCAGGCTTCATCGAAAATCTGCACGCTGTTGATGGTCAGCAGGATCACCACCACCAGAATGTTGGGTGCCAGCAACGGTAACGTCAGAATATAGAAACCGCGCCAGCGTGAGGTGCCGTCCACCGCCGCCGCTTCATAGATATCCCGAGGGATCGCCTGCAACCCGGCCAGCAGAATCAGGGTATAAAAGCCAACATGAAACCACACCGACACGAACACCACCCAAAACCGCGCCAGCGATGGCTCCAGCAAAAAGGTGACCGGCTGGCCGCCCAGTGACGACAACACCAGATTCAGCAACCCGTTACGGTTCAAAAACCACTGCCACACCAGCCCCACTACCACCGGTGACAGCAACACCGGATAGAAGAAAATGGCACGGAAAAAGCCACGGGCGATGATCTTGCGATTGAGGATCAGCGCGGTGACCAGCGCCACACCGAGCGTGCAGGTCACGTTAAAAAAGGTGAACGACACCGTGTTGTAAATGCCGGTCCAGAACAGGTCCTGCTCGCAAGTCGACGGCACCGTATACTGCTCACAGCTCAACAGGGTGGAAAAGTTCTGCAACCCGACGTAGGGACGGTCCCACAGCAGGATATTGGTCCCCCCGGTGAAGGCGTAGCACACCGCCAGCAGGATCGGAATAAACACGAACACGGCAAACAGCAGCATGTTCGGTGCGATGAAAAACCACGGCATCACCCGGCGGCCGCCGAATTTTTGCAGCAGGTTGACGGACTTTTCCACCGGTGTGACCAGGGTATCCACCAGCGATGAGCCGGGCTGAATCAGCGATTTTCGGTTCATGGTTGTCTCCTGCGATCAGGCGAGTTGTTCGGTCAGACGCGGCAGTGTCTGGCCGCTCTCGGCGTCAAACAGATGGCAATAGGCCTCTGGGAAGCGGACAAACACCAGTTCCGCCGTACGGAATTCGTGATGCCCCGGCAGGTGCACGATGATCTCATCTTCAATACCGGCGCAGCGGCCATAGATGAAGGTTTCATGCCCCATCATTTCGCAGCGGTCGATGCACAACGACACCCCCTCGTCATGCTCGCTCACCAGTTGGCAATGCGACGGCCGAATGCCCAGATCCACCGTTTTACCCTCTTCGCCACGAAACGGCAGGCGCAACAGCGTGCCGGAGGGACAGCGAACCTCCACGCCGTCATCCGAGGCGCTGCTGATGGTGGCGCGGAACATATTCATGCGCGGCGAACCGATAAAACCCGCCACAAACTTGTTTCTCGGCCGATTGAACAGCTCCAGCGGCGTTCCCACCTGTTCGATACGTCCGCCATTGAGCACCACGATGCGCTGCGCCATGGTCATCGCCTCAACCTGATCATGGGTGACATAAATCATGGTGGTGCGCAGCTTCTGGTGCAGTCGGGTCAGTTCGCCACGGGTTTGCACCCGCAGTTTGGCGTCAAGGTTGGATAAAGGTTCGTCAAACAGGAACAGGTCCGGGTCACGCACGATGGCGCGGCCGATAGCGACACGCTGCTGTTGCCCGCCGGACAGCGCCCGTGGTTTGCGGTCCAGATACGGCTCCAGCCCAAGCATGCGGGCGGCCTCTTCAATGCGCCGCTCGATTTCATCTTTCGGGAAATGCAGGTTTTCCAGCCCGAACGCCAGGTTCTTGCGCACCGACAGATGCGGATA from Dickeya zeae NCPPB 2538 encodes the following:
- a CDS encoding carbohydrate ABC transporter permease is translated as MKIISFLTRTRYPGRIHITDIMSWVWLVVGTLLVLIPVMWAAMSSLKTPAEINRFPPSFLPEAASTVTLPDYPKPLELWQAKQDDGSSKTLAMVRRIGLLAQMVDPKAPQEVVRVPVQNLTPQKTLHLETDNYTTPLSKFHFATYLKNTVFVTVMATLLTLLLSSMAAFALAKYEFRGRGTVLTLFLSTMMIPLSVVMVPTFLVVIGLRMGDNLWGVIIPTIATPTGVFLLRQYMLTIPDELIEAARIDAASEFRIYWKIILPLTAPALAVLAIFSVIWRWNDFLWPLIVLSSQDNFTLQIGLNAFQGQFSVQWHYILAMTMLSLLPVTAVFVFLQKYITTGIANTGMK
- a CDS encoding ABC transporter ATP-binding protein encodes the protein MASLELKNVHKSYGSIQIIKGVDLTIRDGEFMVFVGPSGCGKSTLLRMIAGLEPITDGDLWIGDRRVNDLSPAERKIAMVFQSYALYPHLSVRKNLAFGLENLHFPKDEIERRIEEAARMLGLEPYLDRKPRALSGGQQQRVAIGRAIVRDPDLFLFDEPLSNLDAKLRVQTRGELTRLHQKLRTTMIYVTHDQVEAMTMAQRIVVLNGGRIEQVGTPLELFNRPRNKFVAGFIGSPRMNMFRATISSASDDGVEVRCPSGTLLRLPFRGEEGKTVDLGIRPSHCQLVSEHDEGVSLCIDRCEMMGHETFIYGRCAGIEDEIIVHLPGHHEFRTAELVFVRFPEAYCHLFDAESGQTLPRLTEQLA
- a CDS encoding LacI family DNA-binding transcriptional regulator; translated protein: MTTLKDIAERAGVSISTVSRVLNGTAPISASVRQQIMAIATEQGYPLHKTGKALEAPDPLRHIMLATPRNLMLESDINLVSLTLINRLKTLCQQRNIQLSPFVGEPDSINEQQLLQALRAGKANAILIVNDDHPTLLNAVAESGVPAVLINGEDPTMRLNTVMPANYYAATEAVRYLIAQGHRRILHLTWPSRQTIRERERGYRSALAQSDIALDERLILSLPDFQPLTARDALLDWLVRHPDRLGVTAIFCAADNQAIGVTDALSQHGLRVPQDISVMGMDDILPLDMLPLSLTTVHLPFEEMARAALHLLTQQLLPAQDLGIAQRIELAGHLVIRESVRGMTS
- a CDS encoding carbohydrate ABC transporter permease — protein: MNRKSLIQPGSSLVDTLVTPVEKSVNLLQKFGGRRVMPWFFIAPNMLLFAVFVFIPILLAVCYAFTGGTNILLWDRPYVGLQNFSTLLSCEQYTVPSTCEQDLFWTGIYNTVSFTFFNVTCTLGVALVTALILNRKIIARGFFRAIFFYPVLLSPVVVGLVWQWFLNRNGLLNLVLSSLGGQPVTFLLEPSLARFWVVFVSVWFHVGFYTLILLAGLQAIPRDIYEAAAVDGTSRWRGFYILTLPLLAPNILVVVILLTINSVQIFDEAWVLTNGGGPGTANNFIVQYIYQTAFSSNASLYGLASAASVLMGLVLMILTALQFLLTRRLEGKK